In one window of Thermodesulfobacteriota bacterium DNA:
- a CDS encoding Mut7-C RNAse domain-containing protein: MPTAMFRFYEELNDFLPKHRRKTDFVAKFKEKRSIKDMIESLGIPHTEIDLILVNGKSVDFNYIMENNDRVSVYPVFESFNITKVSRLRKTPLRKHQFIADANLGNIAKYMRVMGFDLFYDPLISAREIIKISKRENRIILTQSRKLLKIKDVTHGIYVRPGTATEQIRRIINFLDIKDKIKPFSRCLRCNSQLKKVPKENILDRIPPKTKEFYDEYAQCPRCNKIYWKGTHFINMKKVVCQILDETKP, translated from the coding sequence ATGCCAACAGCAATGTTCCGCTTTTATGAGGAATTAAATGACTTTCTTCCAAAGCACCGAAGAAAAACTGATTTTGTCGCAAAATTTAAAGAAAAAAGATCAATCAAGGATATGATCGAATCCCTCGGCATTCCTCATACGGAAATCGATCTTATTCTGGTGAATGGAAAATCGGTAGATTTTAATTATATTATGGAAAATAATGACCGGGTGAGCGTATATCCGGTTTTTGAATCCTTTAATATCACCAAGGTGAGCCGGCTCAGAAAAACCCCGCTTCGCAAACATCAATTTATCGCCGATGCAAATCTTGGAAATATAGCTAAATACATGAGAGTCATGGGATTTGATTTATTTTACGATCCCTTAATTTCCGCCCGCGAAATAATTAAAATATCCAAAAGAGAAAACAGAATCATACTCACCCAAAGCAGAAAACTCCTTAAAATCAAAGATGTCACCCATGGAATTTATGTACGCCCGGGTACAGCCACCGAACAGATCAGGCGAATCATAAATTTCCTTGACATTAAAGATAAAATAAAGCCTTTTTCAAGATGTCTTCGTTGCAACAGCCAGCTAAAGAAGGTGCCAAAGGAAAATATTTTAGATCGAATCCCTCCAAAGACAAAAGAGTTCTATGATGAATATGCTCAATGCCCGCGTTGCAATAAAATTTATTGGAAAGGAACTCATTTTATCAACATGAAAAAGGTCGTCTGCCAAATACTCGATGAAACAAAACCGTAA
- a CDS encoding proline racemase family protein, with protein sequence MNKKMHHWTPPDHWQKITTIDAHTEGEPFRVITGGLPDLPGDSVLARRRYMKKNLDHLRTALMWEPRGHADMYGCILTPPVSPEADFTILFLHNEGYSSMCGHGIIGITHVAIETGLIPAKAPETVVKIDAPAGLVTAHARIENDHVKSVYFHNVPSFVLALDETIDVPDMGQVRYDIAYGGAFYAFVRAEDVGLRITPDDFSAIIQKGMAIKRAIMESQPIPHPFEEDLSFLYGTIFTGPAHSKDTHSSNVCVFAEGEVDRCPTGTGVSARLAIHHARGEIRIDEPITIESIISTRFTGRVVRTTRFGPHEAIIPQVEGTSRITGRNEFLIDPEDPLKDGFVLR encoded by the coding sequence ATGAATAAAAAAATGCACCACTGGACCCCACCGGATCACTGGCAGAAAATCACCACCATCGACGCCCATACCGAGGGAGAACCGTTTCGCGTGATCACCGGCGGATTACCGGACCTGCCCGGTGACAGTGTTCTGGCCCGTCGGCGTTACATGAAAAAAAATCTGGATCACCTGCGTACCGCACTCATGTGGGAACCCCGAGGGCATGCAGACATGTACGGCTGTATTCTTACCCCGCCGGTGTCACCGGAGGCTGATTTTACGATTCTGTTCCTTCACAACGAAGGTTACAGCAGCATGTGCGGCCATGGCATCATCGGCATCACCCATGTGGCCATTGAAACCGGGTTGATACCCGCCAAAGCACCAGAAACCGTTGTAAAGATCGATGCTCCGGCAGGATTGGTCACCGCTCATGCCCGCATTGAAAACGACCATGTGAAAAGCGTTTATTTTCATAACGTCCCGTCTTTTGTTCTGGCGCTTGACGAAACCATCGATGTGCCGGATATGGGGCAGGTTCGCTATGATATTGCTTATGGGGGAGCATTTTATGCGTTTGTACGGGCGGAAGATGTCGGATTGCGTATCACCCCTGATGACTTTTCGGCCATCATTCAAAAAGGAATGGCCATCAAAAGAGCAATCATGGAAAGCCAGCCGATTCCGCACCCGTTTGAGGAGGACCTGAGTTTTCTCTACGGCACCATATTTACCGGCCCGGCTCATTCCAAAGACACACACAGCAGCAATGTATGCGTATTCGCCGAAGGAGAAGTCGACCGGTGCCCCACCGGAACGGGTGTCAGCGCTCGCCTTGCAATTCATCACGCCCGGGGTGAAATCCGGATTGATGAACCGATCACCATCGAAAGTATTATCAGCACACGCTTCACAGGACGTGTGGTTCGCACCACCCGATTCGGTCCCCATGAAGCAATTATTCCACAAGTGGAAGGAACCTCACGAATTACCGGACGCAATGAATTTCTCATCGACCCGGAAGATCCTTTAAAGGACGGATTCGTGCTTCGTTAA
- a CDS encoding P-loop NTPase yields MKIIVCGKGGSGKSTVAALLASAMHKRGKSIFLVDADESNIGLYRMLGLDMPVPLMDSLGGKKGFRGKTKSTGVALDGPLSLFPPNLTLQNLPDRCIASFGRMRVMSIGKIQHFAEGCACPMGSLFRMLFSSLSFEKQDLVMVDTAAGVEHFGRSLDGQCDHVFCIVDPSYESIMMAKRVEAFASEARLPVSIILNKITPDVDEDLTTALEGVAIIGRLPDHRSLFLNNLKGRALDSDMPEIEAVCDSIEQAWV; encoded by the coding sequence ATGAAAATAATTGTCTGCGGAAAAGGCGGCAGCGGTAAAAGTACAGTGGCGGCTCTTTTGGCCAGTGCCATGCACAAAAGAGGAAAAAGCATTTTCCTGGTGGATGCGGATGAATCCAATATCGGGTTGTATCGTATGCTGGGGCTGGATATGCCTGTTCCGCTGATGGACAGCCTGGGAGGGAAAAAGGGTTTCCGGGGCAAGACAAAATCAACCGGTGTGGCACTTGACGGGCCTTTATCACTATTTCCCCCGAATTTGACACTGCAAAACCTGCCCGACCGTTGTATCGCATCTTTCGGTCGTATGCGGGTGATGTCCATTGGTAAAATTCAACATTTTGCCGAAGGGTGTGCCTGTCCGATGGGAAGCCTTTTCCGCATGCTGTTTTCATCCCTCAGCTTTGAGAAACAGGATCTGGTTATGGTGGATACAGCCGCCGGTGTGGAACATTTCGGGCGCAGTCTTGACGGGCAGTGCGACCATGTGTTCTGTATAGTGGATCCCTCCTATGAATCCATTATGATGGCAAAAAGGGTGGAGGCTTTTGCCAGTGAAGCCAGGCTTCCGGTATCGATAATTCTTAACAAGATTACCCCTGACGTTGATGAAGATCTCACCACCGCCCTGGAAGGCGTGGCCATTATCGGACGTCTGCCTGACCACCGCTCACTCTTTTTGAACAATCTTAAAGGAAGAGCTCTGGACTCTGACATGCCGGAAATAGAAGCTGTGTGTGATTCGATCGAACAGGCATGGGTTTAA
- a CDS encoding PHB depolymerase family esterase — MLKNLLALLICFLICSCTPALKPDHLKGGLSYTHHLNIRYNGARRSYLLHVPALWEPSKPSPLVIVLHGAFETARSMEKQTGFSKLADKENFFVLYPNGIGIFGWLQHWNAGHCCGKAASDDVDDVGFIDMAIEETCRIVKVDRRRIYMVGFSNGGMLTHRFGSERSGRLAAIAPLASSIGGRSSPETSLWQIKPPESPLPVIIFHGTNDKAVPYSGGFAKGKVDGREYLSVPVSTEFWKTHNRCLPRAEETSLYQGAIVRSTWRDNQGNIRVQRYTVNNWGHVWPGPYFTGTLQPDHPLHGYDAARVIWDFFEDYRR, encoded by the coding sequence ATGCTAAAAAACCTGCTTGCCCTTTTGATCTGTTTTCTGATCTGCAGCTGTACCCCTGCTCTTAAACCAGATCATCTCAAGGGTGGCCTGTCCTATACCCATCACCTGAATATACGTTACAACGGGGCCCGACGCAGTTATCTTTTACATGTACCCGCACTCTGGGAGCCCTCGAAGCCGTCACCCCTGGTGATTGTCCTTCATGGCGCGTTCGAAACCGCCCGTTCGATGGAAAAGCAGACCGGTTTTAGCAAACTTGCTGACAAAGAAAATTTTTTCGTACTATATCCCAACGGCATCGGCATCTTCGGTTGGCTGCAACATTGGAATGCCGGGCATTGTTGCGGAAAAGCGGCTTCCGACGATGTGGATGATGTCGGATTCATCGACATGGCTATCGAAGAAACCTGCCGCATTGTCAAGGTGGATCGCCGTCGCATTTATATGGTCGGTTTTTCCAACGGGGGTATGCTTACCCATCGCTTCGGATCCGAACGTTCGGGCCGGCTGGCGGCCATTGCCCCTTTGGCGTCATCCATAGGCGGGCGATCAAGTCCTGAGACATCTTTATGGCAAATTAAGCCGCCTGAATCCCCATTACCAGTCATTATTTTTCATGGCACAAATGATAAAGCGGTCCCCTATTCCGGAGGATTCGCCAAGGGTAAGGTTGATGGCAGGGAGTACCTTTCGGTGCCGGTATCGACCGAATTCTGGAAAACGCACAACCGGTGCCTGCCCCGGGCTGAAGAAACCTCTCTTTATCAGGGAGCCATCGTCCGTAGCACCTGGCGCGATAACCAGGGCAATATTCGGGTTCAACGATACACTGTGAATAACTGGGGGCATGTCTGGCCGGGGCCCTATTTCACTGGCACCCTCCAACCTGATCATCCGTTGCATGGATATGATGCCGCCAGGGTTATCTGGGATTTTTTCGAGGATTATCGACGCTGA
- a CDS encoding NADH:flavin oxidoreductase produces the protein MYTHLFSELNVGGVTLKNRLTMAPLYLGYAGDGGTVSQLLLEHYRLMAKSGVAMIVVENSTIDHPTGSGSDRTLRSDTDENNDGLKKLSSTIKQEGCVACLQINHAGRFAGVNQPVAPSAVETFGKVPQALNKADIRKVVNQFADAALRVKNTGFDMVELHGGTGYLLAQFLSPRTNQRNDEYGGSLENRQRFALEVVNAVKNKVGDFPVGYRFMADEWLPDGLQLDESVRFARSVESEGIAYLSVMGGTYESFFLPDIISKSRENGYMVDLSAAVKNKVHIPVIAAGRIATGSLAESILEEKKADLIGLARVLWADPQWPEKIMQGKENDIVHYDPGCGDTCMKLVMKRKPAFCVRWNHDKLVKWKNRMQT, from the coding sequence ATGTATACACATTTATTTTCCGAGCTCAACGTTGGTGGGGTTACGCTGAAAAACAGATTGACTATGGCACCGTTATACCTCGGATACGCCGGAGATGGCGGTACGGTGAGCCAGCTATTACTGGAACACTACCGGTTGATGGCTAAAAGCGGGGTGGCGATGATCGTGGTTGAAAATTCAACCATCGATCATCCCACCGGCAGCGGTTCTGACCGAACCCTGCGGTCAGATACCGATGAAAATAACGACGGACTAAAAAAGCTATCTTCCACCATTAAGCAGGAGGGGTGTGTTGCCTGTCTCCAGATCAACCACGCCGGTCGTTTTGCCGGTGTAAATCAACCGGTGGCCCCATCTGCGGTTGAAACGTTTGGTAAAGTTCCTCAGGCATTGAACAAAGCGGACATTCGGAAGGTGGTAAACCAATTTGCCGATGCGGCCTTAAGAGTTAAAAATACCGGTTTTGATATGGTCGAGCTTCATGGAGGGACCGGTTATTTACTGGCTCAATTTCTCTCCCCCAGAACCAATCAGAGAAATGATGAATACGGCGGCTCATTGGAAAACCGCCAGAGATTTGCCCTTGAGGTGGTTAACGCAGTCAAAAACAAAGTGGGAGATTTTCCGGTGGGTTATCGATTTATGGCAGATGAATGGCTACCTGACGGGCTGCAACTGGATGAATCGGTTCGTTTTGCTCGTTCTGTTGAATCTGAAGGCATTGCCTATCTTTCGGTCATGGGCGGAACCTATGAATCTTTCTTTCTTCCGGACATTATCAGCAAATCAAGAGAAAACGGCTATATGGTTGATCTCTCTGCCGCTGTCAAAAACAAAGTCCATATTCCGGTGATTGCGGCCGGTAGAATCGCCACCGGTTCTCTGGCGGAAAGCATACTCGAAGAAAAAAAAGCGGACTTAATCGGACTGGCCCGGGTTCTCTGGGCGGATCCTCAATGGCCTGAAAAAATTATGCAGGGAAAAGAAAACGATATTGTCCATTATGACCCGGGCTGCGGCGACACCTGCATGAAGCTGGTGATGAAAAGGAAACCCGCCTTCTGTGTCCGCTGGAATCATGATAAATTGGTAAAATGGAAGAATCGCATGCAAACTTGA
- a CDS encoding cytoplasmic protein, whose protein sequence is MAKHSHRFVETYDGFFGYGLDRSSNESTVQVYLQKFSDDHLMKTILQRMTDDDLNKIFEITNKMMKKYLTEPEYHQLFLKEDKQ, encoded by the coding sequence ATGGCAAAACACTCTCACCGTTTTGTAGAAACCTATGATGGATTTTTTGGGTATGGCCTGGACCGATCTTCCAATGAAAGTACAGTGCAAGTGTATCTGCAGAAATTTTCCGATGACCATTTGATGAAAACAATTCTGCAACGGATGACCGATGACGATTTAAATAAGATATTTGAGATTACCAATAAGATGATGAAAAAATATCTGACTGAACCTGAATACCATCAATTGTTTCTCAAAGAGGACAAACAATGA
- a CDS encoding isoprenylcysteine carboxylmethyltransferase family protein — MEEKMSRWGIGPTFTALSIGYGILAIAISRYFYPVFRISFLPPWVLNTLGIALMAVGIPFFLVSVKSVSQAYNSDKLVTGGVYKCCRHPLYGSWMVFIVPGVVLLLKSWIGLTTPLFMYLILRNLVKKEEDYLESVFGSEYGKYKKKVPSIMPYGWIKPLL, encoded by the coding sequence ATGGAAGAAAAAATGAGCCGATGGGGCATAGGACCCACTTTTACTGCTCTTTCAATTGGTTATGGAATACTGGCCATAGCAATCAGCCGTTATTTCTACCCTGTTTTCCGTATAAGTTTTTTGCCTCCCTGGGTGCTGAATACCCTTGGGATTGCGCTGATGGCAGTTGGAATCCCTTTCTTCCTGGTTTCCGTCAAATCAGTTTCACAGGCATACAACTCTGATAAACTGGTAACAGGCGGTGTTTACAAATGTTGCCGCCATCCGTTATATGGATCATGGATGGTCTTTATTGTCCCCGGGGTTGTCCTCTTATTAAAAAGCTGGATCGGTCTGACCACACCTTTGTTCATGTACCTCATATTGCGTAATCTGGTCAAAAAGGAGGAGGACTATTTGGAATCCGTATTCGGTTCCGAATATGGTAAATATAAGAAAAAAGTGCCAAGCATAATGCCCTATGGCTGGATAAAGCCCTTGTTATAA
- a CDS encoding bifunctional alpha/beta hydrolase/OsmC family protein codes for MISKKLKFPGSDKHNLVAQISLPVDDSPHAFALFAHCFTCTKNLKAVNHISNALTREKIAVLRFDFTGLGESEGDFADTNFSSNVADLVAAANFLEKEYKAPSILIGHSLGGAAVIQAASQIPSCKAVVTIGAPAEPVHVTRLLSDRKQEIEEQGEAQVNLAGRQFKIKKQFFQDLEKTRMVDSIRNLKSALLILHSPIDNTVGIENAADIFQAARHPKSFVSLDTADHLLMKEEDSLYVGNTIAAWASRYIDPQIKQAPKTKVPDNRVVARTGSKGYKTEIMANGLPLVADEPISFGGTNLGPSPYDYLVAGLGACTSMTLRMYADRKKWLLEEIVVELSHKKIHAKDCEACENKKGYVDQIEREISLKGPLDDDQRHRLMEIADRCPVHRTLNSQVLINTVMKQK; via the coding sequence ATGATATCCAAAAAGCTCAAATTTCCAGGCAGTGATAAACATAACCTGGTTGCTCAAATCAGCCTTCCGGTGGATGACAGTCCCCATGCTTTTGCATTATTTGCCCATTGTTTTACATGTACGAAAAATCTTAAAGCCGTCAATCACATCAGTAACGCACTCACCCGTGAAAAGATAGCGGTGCTGCGCTTTGATTTTACCGGGTTGGGGGAAAGCGAAGGAGATTTTGCAGACACCAATTTTTCATCGAATGTGGCCGACCTGGTGGCCGCGGCAAATTTTTTGGAAAAGGAATATAAAGCCCCGAGTATCTTAATCGGGCATTCTTTGGGAGGGGCCGCGGTCATCCAGGCGGCCTCGCAAATACCTTCCTGCAAAGCGGTGGTCACCATCGGTGCTCCTGCAGAACCTGTCCATGTTACCCGGCTCTTAAGTGACCGGAAACAGGAGATTGAGGAACAAGGGGAAGCGCAGGTCAATTTGGCCGGCAGGCAGTTTAAAATCAAGAAGCAATTTTTCCAAGATCTGGAAAAAACGCGTATGGTCGACTCCATCCGCAATCTGAAAAGTGCGCTTTTGATTTTGCACTCACCGATCGACAACACCGTGGGAATTGAAAACGCGGCAGACATTTTTCAGGCAGCCCGTCATCCCAAGAGTTTTGTTTCACTGGACACGGCGGATCACCTGTTGATGAAAGAAGAAGATTCTTTATATGTGGGGAACACAATCGCGGCATGGGCAAGCCGGTATATTGATCCGCAGATTAAACAGGCTCCGAAAACAAAAGTGCCTGATAATCGCGTGGTGGCCCGTACAGGGAGTAAAGGATATAAAACAGAGATTATGGCCAATGGCCTTCCCCTGGTTGCGGATGAGCCCATCTCTTTCGGAGGAACAAACCTGGGCCCTTCTCCTTACGACTATCTTGTTGCGGGTCTGGGAGCCTGCACGTCGATGACACTTCGAATGTACGCGGATCGAAAAAAGTGGCTCCTGGAAGAGATTGTGGTTGAGCTTTCCCACAAGAAAATTCATGCCAAAGACTGTGAGGCCTGTGAGAATAAAAAAGGATATGTGGATCAAATCGAAAGGGAAATCTCTTTAAAAGGCCCTCTGGATGACGATCAGCGCCATCGTTTAATGGAGATCGCCGATCGATGCCCGGTTCATCGAACATTGAATTCACAAGTACTGATCAATACCGTGATGAAACAGAAATGA